A genomic segment from Nicotiana sylvestris chromosome 1, ASM39365v2, whole genome shotgun sequence encodes:
- the LOC138891099 gene encoding uncharacterized protein, translated as MPNDNPAITPSSSSAASRTIFHEDDFAHSCHPLYVHPSDVLGSSLVSSPFDGTCYDSWRRNILVALSIRNKLNFISGTSTKSLPGSPLARQWQICNDLVVSWLVNSMSKEISCSVEYFEYAKDIWCELEERYGKTDGARVFELKKELAHISQGYLDITSYFNKIKQLWNEIAVYKVRVCTCGGKAVVDEEQKVYQFLMGLNDTYMQTCSNILMMKPLLSVRNVYNILLSYEKQRHVSSASQFSTQSGSFNVGTSKPSFPSKVSFEAPMTSLICQYYKKPRHSIDKYYKLYGYPPNFKFNKGPPPRRIAAHVELESSCGSSVPGGSDGPVEDRSPL; from the coding sequence ATGCCGAACGATAATCCTGCTATTACACCTTCATCTTCCTCTGCTGCATCTCGTACTATATTTCATGAGGATGACTTTGCACATTCGTGTCATCCACTATATGTGCATCCTTCAGATGTGCTAGGAAGCTCCTTGGTTTCTAGTCCATTTGATGGAACCTGCTATGACAGCTGGAGGAGAAACATCTTAGTTGCTCTCTCCATTCGTAATAAACTTAATTTTATCAGTGGTACCTCTACAAAGTCACTTCCTGGGTCTCCTCTGGCACGACAGTGGCAAATATGTAATGATCTTGTGGTGTCATGGTTGGTTAATTCTATGTCAAAAGAAATATCTTGTAGCGTAGAGTATTTTGAATATGCTAAGGATATTTGGTGTGAATTAGAGGAGAGATATGGTAAGACTGATGGGGCCAGAGTCTTTGAGCTAAAGAAAGAGTTAGCACATATCTCTCAAGGGTATTTAGACATAACTTcttattttaacaaaatcaaacaaCTCTGGAATGAGATAGCAGTTTATAAGGTCAGAGTTTGTACTTGTGGGGGTAAAGCTGTTGTGGATGAAGAGCAGAAGGTTTATCAGTTCCTTATGGGTCTGAATGATACCTACATGCAAACTTGCAGCAACATTCTAATGATGAAACCACTTCTATCTGTTAGAAATGTGTATAACATCTTATTATCTTATGAGAAGCAGAGACATGTGTCTTCTGCCTCCCAATTCTCCACACAATCGGGTTCTTTCAATGTTGGGACTTCTAAGCCATCATTTCCCTCCAAGGTTTCTTTTGAGGCTCCCATGACTTCTCTTATTTGTCAATATTACAAGAAGCCTAGACATTCTATAGACAAATATTATAAGTTGTATGGATATCCTCCCAATTTCAAGTTCAACAAAGGACCTCCTCCTCGCAGAATTGCTGCACATGTTGAGCTTGAATCCTCTTGTGGTTCCTCTGtgcctggtggttctgatggtccagttgAGGATAGGAGTCCTCTGTGA